The window GTCGTTGCCGTACAGGCACAGACCGGCCTCGAGCCGCAGCGAGTTGCGCGCGCCCAGGCCGATGGGCTTGACCTCGGGCTGCGTCAGCAGCTGGCGCGCCAGCCAGTCGGCCTGTTCGGCCGGTACGGAAATCTCGAAGCCGTCTTCGCCGGTATAGCCGCTGCGCGTGATGAAACAGTCGGTATCGGCCACCTGGAATCTGCCGCCGGTCATGAACACCAGCTTCGCGACCTCGGGTGCGAAACGCGCAAGGGCGGTTACCGCCTGCGGTCCCTGCAGCGCGAGCAGCGCCATCTCGGGCATGGGAATGACTTCGCAGCGGTGGCCGATGCGTTTTTCGATGTGGTCGATGTCGGCGACCTTGCAGGCGCCGTTGACGATGACGAAGAGGTCGGCGCCGCGGTTGAAGAACATCAGGTCGTCAAGGATGCCGCCATCATCGTTGAGCAGCAGGCCGTAGCGCTGCTTGCCCACGGGCAGGTCGATCACATCCACCGGCATCAGGCTCTCGAACGCCGCCGCCGCATCGCCGCCCTCGAGCCGCAACTGGCCCATGTGCGAGACGTCGAAAAGACCGGCGGCCGTACGCGTGTGCAGGTGTTCGGCCATCAGGCCGGAAGGGTATTGCACCGGCATGCTGTAGCCGGCGAAAGGCACCATGCGCGCACCGAGTTCGAGGTGCAGCGCGTGCAGCGGGGTCTTGAGCAGATCGGCGGGGACGGACATGGTTTTCTCCTGGGGCACATGGTCACCATGGCACGGA of the Rhodoferax koreense genome contains:
- the gcvT gene encoding glycine cleavage system aminomethyltransferase GcvT, with protein sequence MSVPADLLKTPLHALHLELGARMVPFAGYSMPVQYPSGLMAEHLHTRTAAGLFDVSHMGQLRLEGGDAAAAFESLMPVDVIDLPVGKQRYGLLLNDDGGILDDLMFFNRGADLFVIVNGACKVADIDHIEKRIGHRCEVIPMPEMALLALQGPQAVTALARFAPEVAKLVFMTGGRFQVADTDCFITRSGYTGEDGFEISVPAEQADWLARQLLTQPEVKPIGLGARNSLRLEAGLCLYGNDIDESTTPVEAGLNWAMQKVRRTGGARAGGFPGADKVLAQLADGVPRKRVGLVALERIPVRDHTELQDPSGRKIGEVTSGLLGPSIDRPVAMGYVTPDHAALGTRVNAIVRGKPVPMEVASMPFVPNRYFRG